The following proteins are co-located in the Longimicrobium sp. genome:
- a CDS encoding DUF4136 domain-containing protein has protein sequence MLVAALLATGCIYKFTGGGLPANIRTVYIDLWDNTTPYDILRSDVQRQLQTELPRNLGVRLAPQQTADAIIRGKLSGYDEAVTNIDPNTPGGRITSNQTQVRITFDAEIYDVKNDRVIWQGSSISALGDFSRQRGETVDVGRRKALEQVVQKVIEGAQSQW, from the coding sequence GTGCTGGTCGCCGCGCTGCTCGCCACCGGCTGCATCTACAAGTTCACCGGCGGCGGGCTGCCGGCCAACATCCGCACGGTCTACATCGACCTGTGGGACAACACCACGCCGTACGACATCCTGCGCAGCGACGTGCAGCGGCAGCTGCAGACCGAGCTGCCGCGGAACCTGGGCGTGCGCCTGGCGCCGCAGCAGACCGCCGACGCCATCATCCGCGGCAAGCTCTCCGGCTACGACGAGGCGGTCACCAACATCGACCCCAACACGCCGGGCGGGCGCATCACCAGCAACCAGACGCAGGTGCGGATCACGTTCGACGCGGAGATCTACGACGTGAAGAACGACCGCGTGATCTGGCAGGGCAGCTCCATCTCCGCGCTGGGCGACTTCAGCCGCCAGCGCGGCGAGACGGTGGATGTGGGGCGGCGCAAGGCGCTGGAGCAGGTGGTGCAGAAGGTGATCGAAGGGGCGCAGTCGCAGTGGTAG